Proteins encoded within one genomic window of Oryza brachyantha chromosome 7, ObraRS2, whole genome shotgun sequence:
- the LOC102712372 gene encoding uncharacterized Rho GTPase-activating protein At5g61530 isoform X1, whose protein sequence is MRFFFGDCTSGCPEKAAMPLPESPQWHQKATDFFSSSSFKLKQAGQSAGDNIADVAGKVGSVVKNRWAVFQEARQRRPPPGETVQDRFISAAANTGVLLRKGISETKEKVAVGKVKVEEAAKKTADKSKTILNNIERWQKGVASTDVFGVPIEATVQREQSGKAVPLVLVRCADYLVISGLSTEYLFKSEGERKVLQQLVSLYNEDSGALLPEGANPIDVAALIKCYLASIPEPLTTFALYGELRDARVSIADLRNILKKLPNVNYMTLEFVTALLLRVSRKSSLNKMDSRSLAVEFAPLIMWQQGDSGTDLRNHLRFTLKAPPKIVDTTSNTTDWDLLDEDDGDASSQIPLDDALPPDYSSIEVIQSLIEHHNAIFTDANETVWR, encoded by the exons ATGCGATTTTTCTTCGGTGACTGTACATCAG GTTGTCCTGAGAAGGCGGCGATGCCGCTTCCGGAATCGCCTCAGTGGCACCAGAAGGCCACGGatttcttctcttcctcca GCTTCAAGCTGAAGCAGGCAGGGCAATCTGCAGGGGACAATATAGCTGATGTTGCTGGCAAGGTTGGTTCAGTGGTTAAGAATCGGTGGGCTGTCTTCCAGGAGGCTCGGCAGCGACGACCACCACCAGGCGAGACTGTGCAAGATCGTTTTATCTCTGCTGCTGCCAATACTGGGGTGCTTCTGAGGAAGGGTATTTCAGAGACGAAGGAGAAAGTTGCAGTGGGAAAGGTCAAAGTTGAAGAG GCTGCTAAAAAAACTGCAGATAAAAGCAAGACTATTTTGAACAATATTGAACGCTGGCAGAAG GGAGTCGCCAGCACTGATG TCTTCGGTGTTCCCATTGAAGCCACTGTGCAGCGAGAGCAATCCGGTAAAGCTGTGCCCCTGGTACTTGTGAGGTGTGCAGATTATCTGGTTATATCAG GTTTGAGTACTGAGTACTTATTCAAATCAGAAGGCGAAAGAAAAGTTCTTCAGCAATTAGTTTCTCTTTACAATGAAG ATTCAGGTGCACTTTTGCCTGAAGGTGCAAATCCCATTGATGTGGCTGCACTGATAAAGTGCTATCTTGCCAGCATCCCTGAGCCGCTCACCACATTTGCTCTTTATGGCGAGCTTAGAGATGCACGGGTTAGCATTGCAGATTTAAGAAATATATTGAAGAAGCTTCCAAATGTGAACTACATGACACTAGAGTTTGTTACAGCTCTGCTACTTAGAGTAAGCCGTAAATCATCACTTAACAAG ATGGACTCTCGTAGCCTTGCGGTGGAATTTGCACCATTGATCATGTGGCAGCAAGGTGATTCTGGAACAGATCTGCGGAATCATCTTAGATTTACCCTAAAAGCACCTCCAAAAATTGTGGATACAACATCAAATACCACTGACTGGGATCTGCTAG ATGAGGATGATGGGGATGCTTCTTCCCAAATCCCCTTGGATGACGCTTTGCCCCCAGATTACAGCTCAATTGAGGTCATCCAATCTCTGATTGAGCATCACAATGCCATTTTCACTGATGCAAATGAGACCGTATGGAGATAG
- the LOC102712372 gene encoding uncharacterized Rho GTPase-activating protein At5g61530 isoform X2, producing the protein MPLPESPQWHQKATDFFSSSSFKLKQAGQSAGDNIADVAGKVGSVVKNRWAVFQEARQRRPPPGETVQDRFISAAANTGVLLRKGISETKEKVAVGKVKVEEAAKKTADKSKTILNNIERWQKGVASTDVFGVPIEATVQREQSGKAVPLVLVRCADYLVISGLSTEYLFKSEGERKVLQQLVSLYNEDSGALLPEGANPIDVAALIKCYLASIPEPLTTFALYGELRDARVSIADLRNILKKLPNVNYMTLEFVTALLLRVSRKSSLNKMDSRSLAVEFAPLIMWQQGDSGTDLRNHLRFTLKAPPKIVDTTSNTTDWDLLDEDDGDASSQIPLDDALPPDYSSIEVIQSLIEHHNAIFTDANETVWR; encoded by the exons ATGCCGCTTCCGGAATCGCCTCAGTGGCACCAGAAGGCCACGGatttcttctcttcctcca GCTTCAAGCTGAAGCAGGCAGGGCAATCTGCAGGGGACAATATAGCTGATGTTGCTGGCAAGGTTGGTTCAGTGGTTAAGAATCGGTGGGCTGTCTTCCAGGAGGCTCGGCAGCGACGACCACCACCAGGCGAGACTGTGCAAGATCGTTTTATCTCTGCTGCTGCCAATACTGGGGTGCTTCTGAGGAAGGGTATTTCAGAGACGAAGGAGAAAGTTGCAGTGGGAAAGGTCAAAGTTGAAGAG GCTGCTAAAAAAACTGCAGATAAAAGCAAGACTATTTTGAACAATATTGAACGCTGGCAGAAG GGAGTCGCCAGCACTGATG TCTTCGGTGTTCCCATTGAAGCCACTGTGCAGCGAGAGCAATCCGGTAAAGCTGTGCCCCTGGTACTTGTGAGGTGTGCAGATTATCTGGTTATATCAG GTTTGAGTACTGAGTACTTATTCAAATCAGAAGGCGAAAGAAAAGTTCTTCAGCAATTAGTTTCTCTTTACAATGAAG ATTCAGGTGCACTTTTGCCTGAAGGTGCAAATCCCATTGATGTGGCTGCACTGATAAAGTGCTATCTTGCCAGCATCCCTGAGCCGCTCACCACATTTGCTCTTTATGGCGAGCTTAGAGATGCACGGGTTAGCATTGCAGATTTAAGAAATATATTGAAGAAGCTTCCAAATGTGAACTACATGACACTAGAGTTTGTTACAGCTCTGCTACTTAGAGTAAGCCGTAAATCATCACTTAACAAG ATGGACTCTCGTAGCCTTGCGGTGGAATTTGCACCATTGATCATGTGGCAGCAAGGTGATTCTGGAACAGATCTGCGGAATCATCTTAGATTTACCCTAAAAGCACCTCCAAAAATTGTGGATACAACATCAAATACCACTGACTGGGATCTGCTAG ATGAGGATGATGGGGATGCTTCTTCCCAAATCCCCTTGGATGACGCTTTGCCCCCAGATTACAGCTCAATTGAGGTCATCCAATCTCTGATTGAGCATCACAATGCCATTTTCACTGATGCAAATGAGACCGTATGGAGATAG